The genome window GTGCGGAAACAAATCGTTTCCATAAAATTCTTGGCAAAGTTGAATCGGCGGAGATTCGCCTATCGCTTGAAGGGCGAAAACCAACTTGAGCGAGCATTGTTGAAAACTGTGCCCAATCTTTGAGCCGGCCTTCGGGGTGGGGATGGGCTTTGACCTGTGGTCAGAGAATCTCGTCTTCGTCGAACATCGGATCCGCTTCGATCTCTGCTGCGAGCCGTGCCATGCGGGTTTCGGGATCGGTCTCGACCGGCGCGAGGTGATAGATCGCGTCCCCCTCGTTGACGATCGGCATGGTCGCGCGACCGAGGATGACGGCTGTGGTATCCGCGGCAATCTCGATCTCGTTTTCGCCGAAAGGATCCGAGACAGCCGCGAGGAGGGTGCCCGCCTCGACGCCTTCACCGACTTCGCGGAAGGACCGCATCAGTCCGCCGGCGGGTGCGCGCAGCCAGTGCGAACTTGCACAGTTCATCGGTGTGATGCGCCGCCGCCCGAGCCCCTTTGCGCCGATCATGCCCATCTCGTGCATCACCCGAAGGATGCCGGATGCGCCGACACGCGCCGAGAATTCGTCGAACCTGAGCGCCTCTCCCGCCTCGTAGAGAAGGATGTCGCAGCCCGTATCGCGCGCGGCGGCGCGGAGCGAGCCCTCGCGCAGCTTGGCGCGCACGACGATGGGAGCGCCGAAGGCGCGCGCGCGATCGAGGGTCTGCTGCGACGAGGCGGAGACGCGGATCTGCGGCATGTTCGTGCGATGTATCGCCGCGGAATGAAGGTCGATGCCGAAATCGCTGCGGGCCACGATCTCGGTCATGAAGAGGTTGGCGAGACGTGCGGCAAGCGACCCGCCCTCCGATCCCGGAAAGGACCGGTTCAGATCGCGCCGGTCGGGCATGTACCGCGAGTTGTTGAGAAACCCGAAGGTGTTCACGATCGGCACGACCAGCAATGTGCCGCGCAGGCTGTCGAGTTGCGGCTGGCGGAGCAGCCTTCTTGCGATTTCGACCCCGATCACCTCGTCGCCATGGACCGCGGCCGAGACGAACAATGTCGGCCCTTCCCGCCGGCCATGCACGACATGGACCGACATCGTGACGGGCGTGTGATCGCTCAGTCGCGAGACGGGCAGGTCGATCGTCCGCGCCTCACCGGGGGCAATGGATTGGCCGCCGATGGTGAAGGCGTTGCGGGGCATCGTGTCCTTCGTCCTGGGTGCCATGCGCCTCTGCCACATTCGTCGCAAGCGATCGGGGTCGCCCGTCTTCGGCGCGACCCCGTCATCGTCTTTTTCTAAATACGCATGTCCAGTCGCTTGCAACAGGCGATCGTTATTGGCCGAGGGCGATCCCTTCGCGCCTGGGATCTGCACCACCGAACAGCCCGTCATCGGTGATCTCGATGGCGTGCAGGCCGCTCGTCAGTTCGCGGATATCCGTCTCGTAGCCCATCTCCCCGAGCGCAGTCTCAAGGCCGACCGCCTTCGTGCCGGCCTCGATATCGAACGTGCCGAAACGGTTGACGAGATGCGGTGCGCCGAGGGCCTGCTGCACATCCATGCCCCAATCCACGTGGTTGATGATCGCCTGCGCGACGTAGCCGATGATGCGCGATCCGCCGGGCGATCCGACGACGAGGGAAGGAGTGCCGTCGCGCATCACGATCGTCGGGGCCATGGAGGACCTCGGTCGCTTGCCCGGCTCGACGCGATTGGCGATCGGGTTGCCGTCCTCATGCGTGGCAAAGCTGAAATCGGTCAGTTCGTTGTTGAGGAGGAAGCCACCCGGTGCCATCAGCCGCGATCCGAAGCCGTTCTCGATCGTCGTCGTCATGCTGAGGGCATTGCCGTCCCCGTCGACGATGGAAATATGCGAGGTCGACGGAAGCTCGATCGCCATGTCGTCGCCCCAGAGCATCGCATGATCCCATTCCGGCGCACCGGGGGTCACCTCGTCGAGCGCCTCGGATCCCCCGAGCTGCATCGAGCGGCTTTGGAGGTAGTCGGTGTCGATCAGTCCCTCGAGCGGCATCGGCACGAAGTCGATATCGGCCATGTAGCGACCACGGTCGGCGAAGGCGAGGCGCGACGCGTCCCCGATCAGGCGCCAGGCATCCGGGTCGTCGGGCCCCATCTCGCCCAGATCGTAGTTCGAGAGGATGCCGAGGATCTGGCCCACGGTCAGCGCGCCCGAGCTCGGCGGTCCCATGCCGCAGACCTCGGCCCCGCGATAGGGGACGCAGACGGCATCGCGCTCGACCACGTCGTAGATTGCGAGATCGGTCATCGACAACACGCCGGGATTGCCATCGGCACCTTGGACCGTATCGACTATGCCCTGCGCGATTTCGCCATTATAGAAGATGTCCGCCCCGTCGCTCGCGATCGCCTCGAGCGTGTCGGCATAGGGTGCGTTGGTCAGCGTATCGCCTTCGGCGATCGCGGTGCCGCCGGGGAAGAAGTACTCGGCCGTACGATCGAAGGTCTGCAGCCGCTCGCCTTCCTCGGCAACGAGTGCGGCGAGGCGCGGGGAAACCGTGAAGCCGTCACGGGCAAGCGCGATGGCATCCTCGAACAGGCTGCTCCATTCCGCATTGCCCCACATTTCGTGGGCGCGCTCCATCAGCCGCGGGGTGCCCGGCGTGCCAACAGAGCGGCCGCCCACGACCGCGTCATAGAACTCCATCGGTTCGCCATCGACCTGAAAGAGTTGCGGCGTCGCGTCGAGCGGCGCGGTCTCGCGACCGTCGAGCGTGGTGAGCGTCCCGCTTTCGGCGTCGTAGTAGACAAGGAACGCCCCGCCGCCGAGCCCGGAACTCTGAGGCTCCACGAGACCAAGGACAGTCTGGACCGCGACCATGGCGTCCGCCGCGCTGCCGCCTGCCTCGAGCACGCGAAAGCCGGCCTCGACCGCATGCGGATTCGCTGCGGCAACCATCCAGTCGCTGGCCTCGACCGGGGTTCCCGCGCGCTTCGCTTCGAGCGCACGTTGTGCAGCCTCCGAAAGTCCTGCTCCCAGGGATTGCGAGGTGGCCGGCGCTTCGGGATCGACCGCATCCGTGGCCTGCTGTGCCTCGGCCGCAGCCGTTAACGCGATTGCCGCAAGGGCGAGGGACGTGTAACGGACCATGGGGATCCTCCTCTGGTGTCAGCTTCTCTGCCAGAAGATGCGAAAGACGGACCGGTGACAAGCTCAGCGCGAAGAAGGGGAGTGTGTACCGAGACCCGAATCAGGCGCTGCCGATTCGATCTTGCAGAGTTAGGGCTATGCCTGAGATTTAGAGGAATTTGCCGGAACAACTCAAAGATGAAGCTTCTGCTTCGACATCTCACTAAACACACGTATGGTTAACGGATTAAAGTAATCCCATTTCATGGACTTGCATTAAGCATTGAAAGTGATAGGCACACATTCTAGATACATTCACGAAAATGTTAGTAGGATGTTAACAGATTGCGCTATGAGGGGATCGCTGCTCGGGTGGAGCGCAATATTTTAAGGACGGGGACCTTAATTCCATGAAACATGCATTTCTTGCCGCCGTTGCCGCTCTCGGTCTGGGTGCGACTTCGGCTTCGGCCATTACATATTCGTTCGAAGACCTTCTGCCTGGTGGTGGCGGAAGCCTCATCGCCAGCGAATTCTCGCTGGATGTCACGGCGATCGATGCGGGCGTGATCTTCAGCATCATGAACGACGTTGCCGTGTCTGAATACAGCCCCCGCGGGCGCAGCGTTGGGTTCGAGGACAGCCTCGGCCTTCTGACGAATCCGATGATCAGCGGAACGAATGTCAGCTTCGCAACCGCGAACGGCAACTTGCCCCAGTCGAACCGGAACTACGATGAATTCGTGTTCGCGGCCACGCAGGGCAATGACAGCGCCACCATCGGTGACGGTGAAACGCTGGACCTGACCTTCGAGCTGAACGGAACGACCACGTTCGATGACGTGATCGCGGCGCTCAACAGCGGTTCGCTCCTGGTCGGTCTGCACGTGATCTCGATCAATGGCGTGGATCCGAGCTCCGACACGATCACCACGATCGGCGAAGTGCCGCTTCCCGCTGGTCTTCCGCTGCTCCTCGCCGGTGTCGGCGCGTTCGGTCTCATGCGGCGCAAGCGCAAGGCCGCCTGAAGATCGACTGATCCTCGAGCATTCGCGCCCGCGGGAGACCGCGGGCGCGATTTTTTTGTCGGGTCGGGGTGCGATCTCGGGCACCACGAAACGCGAAGCCCGGACGGCAGGCGGCGATTGTCTCAGTCGTCGTGCGAGTAGGGCAGTTGGACGAAGCGGTACCCGGTTTCGGCGCGTTCGATAAATCCGGCACCTGGGAAAGTGATATGGCTGCCCAGGATCGGCGTCTCGTCGCTTGCAACCCGGTCGAGTATCGCCTTCCGCGTCGCGCGGGCCTGCTCCACATCCGTGTCGAAGCCGGTCCCGACATCGGGATTGGCAAGCTGCACCGGTGCGATGTGGACGATGTCGGTCAGCAGCAGAAGCGTCGAACCTCCGGACTGGATCTCGAGCCCCGAATGGCCGGGCGTATGTCCCGGAAGGTGCAGGTTGCGCAGGCCGGTCGCGATGTCGGCACCTGTCGCGAACGTCTCGGTCTGGTCTTCATAGGCTTTGAGCATCGCGCGCGTCGCGTCGCTTGCATTGGCTTCGTCCGAGAAATGGGCGTGGTCGGCCTCGTGGACCTTGAGGACGGCCTTTCCGAAGCGCGCACCATCTTCGCCCATGAGACCCGCGATATGGTCGGGGTGCATGTGCGTAACGTAAATCGTGTCGATGTCGTCGGGCGCGTAACCCGCCGCCGCCATGTTGGCTGCGACCCGGCCCGTCCGCTCGCCCATGTTTCCGGCGACCCCCGCATCGACGAGGATCTTTCGTCCTCCCGTCTCGATCACGAACGCGTTGAGACCCGAGCGCCACGTCTCGGCGTCGAGATGCCGTTCGCGCATCAGTCTGGCGTATTCGTCCTTCTCGATACCTACGAGATTGTCGACGCCGAGGGGCAGGGGGCCGTCGCTGAGTGCCGTAACGGTTATGTCGCCGATTTCGAGGCGCTGCGCGTCGGGTAGGCGTGTCATGTCGAACCTTCCTCTCTTAATGTGGCGGGCGCTCCGGGAGTGTCGACCCGGTGCCCTGCTCGGTCCCGTAACGAGCTAGGGCCGCGATGCGGATTTCAAACGCGAGGATGTTCACATGGTCGATCTCGGCGAGATGATGGCACGCCATGCACGCCAAGGCCGCGTGGAATGGATCGGCCTCAGACCCGAGCGGCGCGCGCCGCTCGTCCCGGTCCAGGAGGCCGAGATCGACGAGGCGGGCCTGTCGGGTGATCACGGACGGCCAGGGAAGCGGGCGGTCACGCTGATTCAGGCAGAGCATCTGCCCGTCATCGCCGGTCTTCTGGGTCGCCCGGATGTGCGTCCGGCCGATCTTCGCCGGAACATCGTGGTGTCGGGCATCAACCTAGCCGCTCTGCGCAAGGCTCAGGTCCGGATCGGCGACGCGGTCGTCTTCGTCGAGGGGCCCTGTCCGCCATGTTCGAGGATGGAGGAGACCTTCGGGCCTGGCGGGTACTCGGCGGTTCGCGGTCACGGTGGATATTATGCGAGCGTGATCGCCCCCGGCCGGATCATTCACGGAGCCCCGGTTCTTCGCGGATAGGACGCCGCGGGCGACGATTGGGCGCAAGGCACCCGTCTTGCCTCGGCGGGCTCCGGTGGCCTAATCGTGGTCATGGATTGGACCGCCCCCATCGACATCTACTGCGAACGGTTGAGCGCGAGCTACTGGGCCGAGCCCGTCAACGCGTTTACCAACCTGGCCTTCATCGTGGTCGCGCTCTGGCTCTGGCCGAAGAGCAGGGGGATCGAGGCCGTGCTCTGTGCGATCCTTTTCGCGATCGGGATCGGGTCGTGGCTCTTTCATACCCATGCAACCGCTTGGGCGGCACTGGCCGACACGGTACCGATCGGGATCTTCATCCTGACCTACGTGTTTGCGGCGAACCGCCGCTATTTCGGGTGGTCCGTGGCGATCTCCATGCTCGGGGTAGTGGTCTTCGCGCTCTGGCTGGCGGTCGGAGGGGCGATCTTCGCGCGGCTGCCGGGCTTCGATATCTCGGCGAGTTACTGGCCCGTCCCTGCAGGGATCCTCCTTTACGCCGCGCTGCTGCGCCGCAGGTTGCCGCAAGTGGCGCGCGGACTGGCAATCGGGGCTGCGATCCTGACGCTCTCCCTCGTCTTCCGGTCGCTGGACCATCCGCTATGTTCCGCGCTGCCCACCGGCACCCATTTCGCATGGCATCTCTTCAACGCTGTGATGCTGGGCTGGATGATCACGGTGCTCAGGCGCGACCGGGTTGAAAGGGTCCGGCAACGGGGATAGGAGCGGGCGATACCCGGACAAGTCGCTGAGGTGCCCCGCACATGTCGATCGACAAAGACACCGCCGCCCGCGTGGCGAGCCTCGCGCGGATCCGCGTGGAGCCCGAGAGCCTCGACGCGCTCGCCGCCGAGTTCAACACCATCCTGGGCTTCATCGAACAGCTCGGCGAAGTCGACGTCGACGGCGTGGAGCCCATGGTGAGCGTGACGCCTCAACGGCTGAAGCGTCGCGAGGATGTGGTCACGGACGGCGATCAGCAGGCGAAGGTTCTGGCCAACGCGCCCGACGCCCGCGAGGGCTTTTTTGCCGTGCCGAAGGTTGTGGAATAATCGCATGTCGGATCTCAATACGCTGACCATCTCCGAAGCCCGCCGCCGCCTCCGCAAGGGGGAGGTGACGAGCCGCCAGATCACCGAGGCCTGCCTTTCGGCGATGGAGGCTGGAACGGCGCTCAACGCCTATGCCCATCCGACAGCCGATCTGGCCATGCAGATGGCCGAAGCTGCAGACGAGCGGTTGAAGCAGGACGACGCGCCGGGGCTTTGCGGTATTCCGCTCGGAATCAAGGATCTCTTCTGCACCAAGGGTGTGGCCAGCCAAGCTGGAAGCCGCATCCTCGAAGGGTTCCGCCCTGAATACGAATCCACCGTGACGCGCCAGCTCTGGGAGAGCGGAGCGGTCATGCTTGGCAAGCTCAACATGGACGAATTCGCCATGGGTTCGTCGAACGAGACGAGCGTCTATGGCCCCGCGGTCAATCCGTGGAAGATCGACGAGCGCGAGTTGACGCCCGGCGGATCCTCGGGCGGGTCCTCCGCGGCCGTCGCCGCCGATCTCTGCCTTGCGGCGACTGGGACCGATACGGGCGGCTCCATCCGCGAGCCCGCGGCCTTCACCGGCACCGTCGGAATCAAGCCCACCTATGGACGCTGCTCTCGCTGGGGGATCGTGGCTTTCGCCTCGAGCCTCGATCAGGCGGGCCCGATGACCAAGGATGTGCGCGACGCCGCGATCCTGCTGCGCGCGATGTCGGGGCACGATCCGCTCGACAGCACGAGCGCCGATCTGCCCGTCCCCGATTTCGAGGCGGCGCTCAGCGGTGACATCCGTGGCAAGACGATCGGCATTCCGCGCGAATACCATGCCGATGGAATGCCTGAAGAAATCGAGGCGCTTTGGGCCAATGGCCGCGCGATGCTCGAGGATGCCGGCGCGAAGGTCGTCGACGTGTCGTTGCCGCATACGAAATACGCGCTTGCCTGCTATTACGTGATCGCGCCCGCAGAGGCGTCATCGAACCTCGCGCGCTACGACGGGGTTCGTTTCGGCCGCAGGGCCGCGCTCGAGCAGGGCGACGGAATCCTCGAGCTCTACGAAAAGACGCGCGCCGAAGGCTTCGGCGACGAGGTCAAGCGCCGCGTCATGATCGGCACCTACGTCCTGAGCGCGGGCTTTTACGACGCCTATTACAACCGCGCACGGAAGGTCCGTACGCTCATCAAGCGCGACTTCGAAGAGGTCTTCGCCCAAGGGGTGGACGCAATCCTGACGCCCACGACTCCGTCGGCCGCCTTCGGCATCGGCGAGACGGTCGAGGCCGATCCCGTGCAGATGTATCTCAACGACGTCTTCACCGTGACCGTGAACCTCGCGGGGCTTCCCGGCATCAGCGTGCCTGCGGGGCAGGATAGGCAGGGACTGCCCCTGGGCCTTCAGCTTATCGGGCGGCCGTGGGAGGAAGGCGATCTCCTCAACATGGCCTATACGCTGGAGCAATCGGCCGGATTTGTGGCCAAGCCCGCGCGGTGGTGGTAGGATCGGGGTCGATCTTTCGGTCGAAGGGACGACACCGATGTTGAGATATGCCTGCCTCGCTCTCGGCTTTTTGACGGCTTGCGGGCCGGGCCCGCGGTATTCCGACGAGCCCATTGGCGGGCCCGTCGATTACGGCTCGGGCGTAGGTTTCGGCAGCTATCAGGATTACGAGCGTGCACGTTCCGCGCAGGAAAGCGGCTTCCCCATGAGCGGCCCCGGCTCCTCCGAGCCCGTCATCTCTTCCACGGAACTGAGCGCGGCAGGTCTCCCCACGGGCGATGCACGCGATGCCGCCCCCCGTTTCGACGGTACGAGCGCCGCGGCCTCCTCGGCTGCCGTGGATGCGAACAATCCGGGTATCTCGGACGAACAGAGCTTTGCCGCCGTTTCGGCGCGGGAAAGCATCGAATCAGACGCCGAACGTCTCGCGCGGCAGGCACAGGCCTATCGTGTGATCCAACCGACCGCCGTACCGACGCGCCGCGGCAGTGACGGGCCCAACATCGTCGCCTATGCGCTGCAGACGTCGAACGCCGTCGGTCAGCCGATCTATCGCCGCGGCGGCATCGGGGCGCAATCGCGCTCGGCCCGGGCCTGTGCCGGCTATGCCTCTCCCGACCTCGCGCAGGAAGCCTTTCTGGAGCGTGGCGGACCGGAACGCGATCGTCTGAACCTCGACCCGGACGGTGACGGTTTCGCCTGTGGCTGGGATCCGACCCCGTTCCGCGCGGCGCGGGGCTGATCCTTCGCGATCATCCCTCGCCGAACCAGGGCCCGCGCCGGGGCGGCGTGCGGCCCGATCTTGTTGTGATCCACTTCACCGCGATGACCGATACGGGCTCTGCGCTCGACCGGCTCTGCGATCCGGTTGCTGAGGTCTCGGCCCACTATCTTATCGATCCGGATGGGATCGTCCACGCAATGGTGCCCGAGGACGTACGCGCCTGGCATGCGGGAGCGGGGGCATGGGGGGGTGTCGTGGATGTGAATTCGCGTTCCGTAGGGATCGAGCTTTGCAATGACGGCCGGTCGCCATTCGCGGCCGCGCAGATGGATGCGCTCGAGGAGATGCTAAGGGGGATCATGTCGCGCTGGTCCATCCCGCGGGAGCGGATCATTGGCCATTCCGATTGCGCCCCGGGCCGCAAGGCGGATCCCGGTCGGCGCTTCGACTGGGCGCGGTTGGCGATGCGGGGCCTTGCGGCTCCGACGCCGAGCTCGCTCCAGACGGGCAGGTTCGTCGACGACATGAGGCGCGCGGGATATACGGCGACCGATGATCCCGCGATTCTGCTCGCGGCGCTGAGGCTCAGGCACCGGCCCTGGGCATGCGGTCCGCGCGACGCAAGGGACGAGGCCATCGCCCATGGTCTTGCCCGTGACTTCCCCGTTGACCGGAAGGGGGCGTCGGGCTAGGCGATGCGGCGCGCGGATGGACGGATGGTCGCGTGCGGGACATTGGCTCGTGCGAGGAAAGTCCGGACTCCAGGAAGAGACGGTGCCGGGTAACGCCCGGGCGGGGCAACCCGACGGAAAGCGCCACAGAAAACAGACCGCCGTCCATCGCGGGCGGCAAGGGTGAAACGGTGGGGTAAGAGCCCACCGGGGGCGGGGCAACCCGACCCGCATGGCAAGCCCCACCGGGAGCAATGCCGAATAGGGACCGCGCGGAATGGCGACATTCCAGGGGCTTCTTCTCCCCGGCGGTCCGGGTAGGCAGCTAGAGCCCGCCGGCAACGGCGGGCCCAGATGAATGACCATCCCGTCCGGGAGAGATCCCGGCGGACAGGATCCGGCTTACAGTCCATCCGCGCATATCTGCCTCGTGATGGTTGACTATTCCGCGAAGCTGCGTAAAAGACGCGTTCGATCCAGCAGATTTTTTGAGACGCCCGTTCCGAGCGTCGAGGAGAGAGACCATGGCGAAGCCAACCACCATCAAGATCCGTCTCAACTCGACGGCGGATACCGGCCATTTCTACGTGACGAAGAAGAACGCTCGCACGATGACCGAGAAGATGTCGATCCGCAAGTTCGACCCGGTCGCGCGCAAGCATGTCGAATACAAGGAAGGCAAGATCAAGTAAGGCCAGCGCCTTTCATCGATCTATGCCGAACGCCGCCCCCGGGGCGGCGTTTTGCGTTTCAGGAGGTCGTGCCCGCCTCGGTTTCCAGGCTCATGTGGTCCTTGCGCGACTGCACCTCGATGAAGATGCGTTCGACGTCCGGAAAGCGTTCCTGGATGTTCGTCTCGATCTCGGTGACCAATGCCTCGATCCTTTGCGACGGCACATCGTCCACAACGTCTAGGCTCATGGTCAGCAGGATCTCGTGCGGGCCGAGATGCAGTGTGCGGATGTCGTTGACGGCGTCGATCTCGGGCAGGGAGGCGACCTTGGTCTCGACCCGCTCCACGAGGTCGGGATCGGTCGCCTCGCCGACGAGGAGGCCCTTGACCTCGATCGCGAGCAGGAACGCCACGATCCCGAGGATGACGCCGATGACGATGGATGCGCCCGCGTCCCAGAGCGGATTGCCGGTGAGCCATGCAAGCAGCACACCTGCCGCCGCCACGAGAAGCCCCGCACAGGCCGCGCTGTCCTCGGCAAGCACCACGAAGATCGAGGGATCCTTCATGTCGGTCAGATCGCGCCAGAGCCCGCGCCCCTTGCGCGTCTGGCGGAATTCGCGGATCGCGACCGACAGCGAATATCCCTCGAAGCACAGCGAAACCGACAGCACGACGAGCGGGATCCACGGCACGCTGCCATGTTCGGACTCACCATGCAGAATCGCGCGAATCCCTTCGTAGATCGACAGACCCGATCCCAGCGCGAAGATGAGGACGGCAACGACAAAGGCCCAGAAATAAATCTCGCGCCCATAGCCGAAGGGGTGCTTCTCGTCGGCGGGCCTCTTGGCACGCGCCATTCCGAGAAGCAGCAGACCCTGATTCGCCGTATCGACGATCGAGTGGATCCCCTCGGCCAGCATGGCCGATGAGCCCGAGATCGCGGCGGCGATGAATTTCGTGACTGCAATTCCGAGATTGGCGGCGAGCGCGGCGTAGACCGTCGACTTGCTACCCGATTGCTGTTCGTCCTTCGACGTGGAATCTGCCATCTGCGTCCCCCTTGTCGTGGTTCATAGGCGCAGATGGATAATCCGAAGTCCAGAGCGCCGGATCAGGTCCACCATTCGTCGATCGCGGCGATGTCGTCGTCGGACCATCCGAAGTGATGGGCGAACTCATGGACGACCACATGCGTCACGAGATCCCCCAGCGTCACGTCGCCGCGTTCGATCCATTCGTCGAGGATCGCGCGGCGGAAGATCCAGACGGTATCGGGTCGGGTCGGCTGGTCGAAGACCGATTTCTCCGTCATCGGGATGCCGTCGTAGAGACCCGTGAGCGTGTAGGGATCGTCGATCTGCATGTCGTCGAGCATGTCGTCGGGGGCGAGATCGACGACATGCAGCAGCACGTCCCGTGCGGCACTCGCGAAATCGGGAGGCAGGGCTTCGACCGCCCGCAGTGCCATTGCCTCGATCTCGTCAAGATCGGGCGCGGTCGCTTCGCTCCAGCGGCTCACAGCTTGCGCAACGTGCAATCGCGCATCAGGCGGTCGGTCGTCTCGCGGTCGCAGAGGCGCGTCGCGTCCGTCATCACGGCATTCGAGGCGGCCGCCACGGCGAAGCGCAGGCATTCTCCGGGATCGCGATCCTCGGCAAGCCCGAGCGTGTAGGCCCCGACGAAACTGTCGCCGGCCCCGACCTTGGAGCGGACCTCGACCGGGGCACCGACAGAATGCCACGATCCCTCGGAGGTCGAGAGGACCGAGCCGTCCGCGCCGCGCGCCACGATGATCGAGCGCGCGACCCCGCGCGAGATGAGATCGCGGCAGAAGGCGTCGGTATCCTCGACGCTCGGCAGTGACCGCCCTGCGAGGTCCTCGGCCTCGGCATCGTCCATCCGCAGGAGATGAAGCGAGGCATGCGGTTTTTCGACTAGGTGGCGGAGGGCCGGGCCGGACGTGTCGACGATTAGCCGCGCCCCCCGGTCGCCGACATGATCGGCGAGGATCGAGGGGAAATCCTTGGCGACACCGGGCGGCTG of Palleronia sp. LCG004 contains these proteins:
- a CDS encoding metallopeptidase family protein yields the protein MALRAVEALPPDFASAARDVLLHVVDLAPDDMLDDMQIDDPYTLTGLYDGIPMTEKSVFDQPTRPDTVWIFRRAILDEWIERGDVTLGDLVTHVVVHEFAHHFGWSDDDIAAIDEWWT
- a CDS encoding 1-phosphofructokinase family hexose kinase, with the protein product MRAHILTITLNPTVDFSTATANVVPELKLRCAEPQIDPGGGGINVARAIRLLGGQAVALIAIGGSTGAQLLQRLAHEGVATVAFQGPGETRQSISVIDEGTQAQYRFVMPGPQWHEDDVRRGLNSIDQATGDDTLVVLSGSQPPGVAKDFPSILADHVGDRGARLIVDTSGPALRHLVEKPHASLHLLRMDDAEAEDLAGRSLPSVEDTDAFCRDLISRGVARSIIVARGADGSVLSTSEGSWHSVGAPVEVRSKVGAGDSFVGAYTLGLAEDRDPGECLRFAVAAASNAVMTDATRLCDRETTDRLMRDCTLRKL